Proteins encoded by one window of Streptomyces sp. ALI-76-A:
- a CDS encoding MarP family serine protease translates to MNVLDILLLVAAVWFAIVGYRQGFVVGILSVIGFLGGGLVAVYLLPVIWDALTDNAEVGTTEAVVAVVVVIVCASVGQALTTHLGNKLRRYITWSPARALDATGGVLVNVVAMLLVAWLIGSALAQTTLPTLGKEVRSSKVLLGVSEALPDQADTWFQDFTSVLAQKGFPQVFSPFSNEPIKEVRPPDPALADSAVAARAQRSIVKVMGTAESCGKVLEGTGFVFGDRRVMTNAHVVGGVDEPTVQLGGEGRKYDATVVLYDWQRDIAVLDVPDLDAPALRFTTEDASSGDGAIVAGFPENGSYDVRAARLRGRLTASGPDIYHRGTVRRDVYSLHATVRQGNSGGPLLTPEGKVYGVIFAKSRDDADTGYALTTDEIQEDIARGRTANQQVDSDSCAL, encoded by the coding sequence GTGAATGTGCTGGACATCCTGTTGCTGGTCGCCGCCGTGTGGTTCGCGATCGTCGGCTATCGCCAGGGCTTCGTCGTCGGCATCCTGTCGGTGATCGGGTTCCTGGGCGGCGGTCTCGTCGCGGTCTACCTGCTCCCCGTCATCTGGGACGCGCTGACCGACAACGCCGAGGTCGGCACCACCGAGGCCGTCGTCGCCGTGGTCGTCGTCATCGTCTGCGCCTCGGTCGGCCAGGCCCTGACCACCCACCTCGGCAACAAACTGCGCCGGTACATCACCTGGTCCCCGGCCCGCGCCCTGGACGCCACCGGTGGCGTCCTGGTCAACGTCGTGGCGATGCTGCTGGTCGCCTGGCTGATCGGCTCCGCCCTCGCGCAGACCACACTGCCGACGCTGGGCAAGGAGGTCCGCAGCTCCAAGGTGCTGCTCGGCGTGTCGGAGGCGTTGCCCGACCAGGCCGACACCTGGTTCCAGGACTTCACCTCCGTCCTCGCGCAGAAGGGCTTCCCGCAGGTCTTCAGCCCGTTCTCCAACGAGCCGATCAAGGAGGTCAGACCGCCGGACCCGGCTCTCGCCGACAGCGCGGTCGCCGCCCGCGCCCAGCGTTCCATCGTCAAGGTCATGGGCACCGCCGAGAGCTGCGGCAAGGTACTGGAGGGCACCGGCTTCGTCTTCGGCGACCGCCGCGTCATGACCAACGCGCACGTCGTGGGCGGCGTCGACGAGCCCACCGTCCAACTGGGCGGCGAGGGCCGGAAGTACGACGCCACGGTCGTCCTCTACGACTGGCAGCGCGACATCGCCGTACTCGACGTACCCGACCTCGACGCGCCCGCGCTGCGGTTCACCACCGAGGACGCGAGCAGCGGGGACGGCGCGATCGTCGCCGGCTTCCCGGAGAACGGGTCGTACGACGTCCGTGCCGCGCGCCTGCGCGGACGCCTGACGGCCAGCGGCCCGGACATCTACCACCGCGGCACCGTGCGCCGCGACGTGTACTCGCTGCACGCGACCGTCCGTCAGGGCAACTCCGGAGGCCCGCTGCTCACCCCGGAAGGGAAGGTGTACGGCGTGATCTTCGCGAAGTCGCGCGACGACGCCGACACCGGGTACGCGCTGACCACGGACGAGATCCAGGAGGACATCGCCCGCGGGCGCACCGCGAACCAGCAGGTGGACAGCGACAGCTGCGCGCTCTGA
- a CDS encoding phage holin family protein: MSAPDGSPVGAERSIGQLFASATTEMSALVHDEIALAKAQLKQDVKRGATSGGAFTVAGAVLVFSLPMLNFALAYGIRTWTDWNLAICFLLSFAANVLLALVLALIGVVFAKKAKKGKGPQKVAASMKQSAGVLQNAKPHPRPELGDGVPDARAIEAVARSSS, translated from the coding sequence CAGCCCGGTCGGCGCCGAACGCAGCATCGGCCAGCTGTTCGCCTCGGCGACGACCGAGATGTCCGCACTGGTGCACGACGAGATCGCCCTGGCCAAGGCGCAGCTCAAGCAGGACGTGAAACGCGGCGCGACCAGCGGCGGCGCGTTCACGGTGGCCGGCGCGGTGCTGGTGTTCTCGCTGCCGATGCTGAACTTCGCGCTGGCGTACGGCATCCGCACTTGGACCGACTGGAACCTCGCGATCTGTTTCCTGCTGTCCTTCGCGGCGAACGTGCTTCTCGCGCTCGTCCTCGCGCTGATCGGCGTGGTGTTCGCCAAGAAGGCGAAGAAGGGCAAGGGGCCGCAGAAGGTCGCCGCGTCGATGAAGCAGTCGGCGGGCGTCCTGCAGAACGCCAAGCCGCACCCGCGGCCGGAGCTGGGGGACGGGGTGCCGGACGCGAGGGCCATCGAGGCTGTGGCACGCTCGTCGTCATGA
- a CDS encoding alpha/beta hydrolase: protein MTDPASTSAQAASVVRVDGPWTHRDVAANGARFHIAELGDGPLVLLLHGFPQFWWTWRHQLTALADAGFRAVAMDLRGVGGSDRTPRGYDPANLALDITGVIRSLGEPDAALVGHDLGGYLAWTAAAMRPKLVRRLAVSSMPHPRRWRSAMLSDVKQTRAGSYIWGFQRPWVPERQLTADDGALVARLIRDWSGPRLPEDKVVEAYRRAMCIPSTAHCGIEPYRWMVRSMARPDGIQFNRRMKRPVRVPTLHLHGSLDPVLRTRSAAGSGEYVEAPYRWRLFDGLGHFPHEEDPVAFSTELVNWLKDPEPDR, encoded by the coding sequence ATGACGGACCCCGCCTCCACTTCGGCGCAAGCCGCCTCGGTCGTACGCGTCGACGGTCCCTGGACCCACAGGGACGTCGCCGCCAATGGCGCGCGCTTCCACATCGCCGAGCTGGGAGACGGGCCGCTGGTGCTGCTGCTGCACGGTTTCCCCCAGTTCTGGTGGACCTGGCGGCACCAGCTGACCGCGCTCGCCGACGCGGGCTTCCGTGCCGTCGCCATGGACCTGCGGGGTGTGGGCGGCAGCGACCGCACCCCGCGGGGCTACGACCCCGCCAACCTCGCCCTCGACATCACCGGGGTGATCCGCTCCCTCGGGGAACCGGACGCGGCGCTGGTCGGTCACGACCTGGGCGGCTATCTGGCGTGGACGGCGGCCGCGATGCGCCCGAAGCTCGTACGGCGGCTCGCGGTCTCCTCGATGCCGCACCCGCGGCGCTGGCGCTCGGCCATGCTCTCCGACGTCAAGCAGACCCGCGCCGGCTCCTACATCTGGGGGTTCCAGCGCCCCTGGGTGCCCGAGCGGCAGCTCACCGCCGACGACGGCGCGCTGGTGGCCCGCCTGATCCGGGACTGGTCGGGGCCACGGCTGCCGGAGGACAAGGTGGTGGAGGCGTACCGGCGGGCGATGTGCATTCCGTCGACCGCCCACTGTGGGATCGAGCCGTACCGGTGGATGGTGCGCTCGATGGCGCGTCCCGACGGCATCCAGTTCAACCGGCGGATGAAGCGGCCGGTGCGGGTGCCGACGCTGCATCTGCACGGCTCGCTCGATCCCGTGCTGCGCACGCGCAGCGCGGCCGGCTCCGGGGAGTACGTCGAAGCGCCGTACCGCTGGCGGCTGTTCGACGGGCTCGGCCACTTCCCGCACGAGGAAGACCCTGTCGCTTTCTCCACCGAACTGGTCAACTGGCTGAAGGACCCCGAGCCCGATCGGTGA